The following coding sequences are from one Collimonas arenae window:
- a CDS encoding DMT family transporter, whose translation MRPTRSYIYLALAMMLVGANIGFGKAIIAVMPVVVFGLLRFVIAVIVMAPQFFKAAPRLERHEWLTLFGQAFFGTFLFTLCMLYGVQHTTATAAGVITSTLPAAVAILSRLILKERLEPRTLASILLAIAGIAVLNLSKTNGGDTSLIGNLFVMAAVVCEATYVVLSKRLTQTLSPMRITAYSHLFGLLLMLPFGLTAALSYDFSQVTAGMWALIVWYALAASVIAFWLWLTGTKHVQANVAGIFTALMPLAAAFIGVVFLHESVSWGHFAALVLVLSGIAVASWPQSMKTAQEV comes from the coding sequence ATGCGTCCCACAAGATCCTATATCTACCTCGCCCTGGCCATGATGCTGGTCGGCGCCAATATCGGCTTCGGCAAGGCCATCATCGCCGTGATGCCGGTGGTGGTGTTCGGCTTGCTGCGCTTCGTGATCGCGGTGATCGTGATGGCGCCGCAATTCTTCAAGGCGGCGCCGCGCCTGGAGCGCCATGAATGGCTGACGCTGTTCGGCCAGGCTTTCTTCGGCACGTTCTTATTTACGCTGTGCATGCTGTACGGCGTACAGCACACTACGGCTACTGCCGCCGGCGTGATTACCAGCACCCTACCGGCGGCGGTGGCGATCCTGTCGCGCCTGATTCTCAAGGAAAGACTGGAGCCGCGCACGCTGGCATCGATCCTGCTGGCCATTGCCGGCATTGCCGTGCTCAATCTCAGCAAGACCAATGGCGGCGACACCTCGCTGATCGGCAACCTGTTCGTGATGGCGGCGGTGGTATGCGAGGCCACCTATGTGGTGTTGTCCAAACGCTTGACGCAAACCCTGTCGCCGATGCGCATCACCGCCTATAGCCATCTGTTCGGTTTGCTGCTGATGTTGCCGTTTGGCTTGACTGCTGCGCTATCTTACGATTTCAGCCAGGTCACGGCCGGCATGTGGGCCCTGATCGTCTGGTATGCCTTGGCCGCCAGCGTCATCGCATTCTGGCTTTGGTTGACCGGCACCAAGCATGTGCAAGCCAATGTCGCCGGCATCTTCACCGCCCTGATGCCACTGGCGGCGGCGTTCATCGGCGTGGTGTTTTTGCATGAGAGCGTCAGCTGGGGACATTTCGCGGCGCTGGTGTTGGTGCTGAGCGGAATTGCCGTGGCCAGTTGGCCGCAATCCATGAAAACGGCGCAAGAAGTGTAA
- a CDS encoding YeeE/YedE family protein yields the protein MLNFLFALVAGLVFGLGLIVAGMANPAKVIGFLDLAGNWDPSLVFVMAGAIAVAAPTFAFAKKRQRSMLNLQMQFPAARHIDRRLVGGSLLFGIGWGLAGICPGPALVLLGSGLVKGWVFVVAMLCGMAMFELLDRPKRQRH from the coding sequence ATGCTTAATTTCTTGTTTGCGCTGGTCGCCGGCTTGGTTTTTGGCCTCGGCCTGATTGTCGCCGGCATGGCCAATCCAGCCAAGGTCATTGGATTCCTGGATCTGGCGGGCAACTGGGATCCGTCCTTGGTATTTGTGATGGCTGGCGCGATTGCTGTCGCCGCGCCGACGTTTGCATTCGCCAAAAAACGCCAGCGCTCGATGCTGAACCTGCAGATGCAATTTCCGGCGGCTCGACATATTGATCGTCGTCTGGTTGGCGGCAGCCTGTTGTTTGGCATTGGCTGGGGATTGGCTGGCATCTGTCCCGGCCCGGCACTGGTATTACTGGGCTCGGGATTAGTGAAGGGATGGGTATTTGTTGTGGCGATGTTGTGTGGAATGGCGATGTTTGAGTTGCTGGATCGTCCCAAGCGCCAGCGTCACTGA
- a CDS encoding ArsR/SmtB family transcription factor produces MKPKTVLDIGLMRAAAKDATAALRALANEDRLLLLCQISQGEKSVSELENMLEIRQPTLSQQLGVLRADGLVNTRRDGKRIYYTVADPKILSLLKSLYELYCPDEHGGMSC; encoded by the coding sequence ATGAAACCCAAAACCGTACTGGACATAGGACTCATGCGCGCTGCGGCCAAAGACGCGACAGCTGCGTTGCGTGCACTTGCTAATGAAGATCGCCTGCTCCTGCTATGTCAGATCAGCCAGGGAGAGAAATCGGTCAGTGAACTGGAAAATATGCTGGAAATACGCCAACCCACGCTGTCGCAGCAGCTTGGAGTACTGCGTGCGGATGGCTTGGTCAATACCCGGCGCGACGGCAAGCGAATCTATTACACGGTCGCCGATCCTAAAATCCTGTCACTGCTGAAGAGCTTGTATGAGCTGTATTGCCCTGATGAACATGGAGGAATGTCATGCTGA
- the acs gene encoding acetate--CoA ligase: MANIETFSQETRVFPPPAEFSRTAAISGMDAYRALVAEAEQDYEGFWGRLARENLQWHKPFTKVLDESNAPFYKWFDDGKLNVSYNCLDVNLQNGNADKVAIIFETDSGDVSKITYQELHKRVCQFANGLKSRGIKKGDRVVIYMPMSVEGVVAMQACARIGATHSVVFGGFSAKSLQERIIDAGAVAVLTADEQARGGKRLPLKSIVDEALALGGCDSIKDVVVYKRTGGDVNFVAGRDIWLHDLVANQAETCEPEWVDAEHPLFILYTSGSTGTPKGVQHSSGGYLLWAALTMKWVFDIKPDDVYWCTADIGWITGHTYIAYGPTAVGATQVIFEGIPTFPNAGRFWDMIQRHKATIFYTAPTAIRSLIKAADADKNIHPSQYDLSSLRLLGTVGEPINPEAWMWYHKHIGQERCPIVDTFWQTETGGHMISPLPGATPLVPGSCTLPLPGIQAVIVDEAGHELPDGHGGILVVKRPWPSMIRAIWNNPERFKSAYFPPEFDGKLYLAGDGAIRNKDTGYFTITGRIDDVLNVSGHRMGTMEIESALVANPIVAEAAVVGKPDDTTGEAICAFVVLKRSRPTGDEAKQIAKELRDWVAKEIGPIAKPKEIRFGDNLPKTRSGKIMRRLLRVLAKGEEITQDVSTLENPAILEQLKEAQ, translated from the coding sequence ATGGCCAACATCGAAACATTTTCGCAGGAAACCCGCGTTTTTCCTCCACCCGCAGAATTTTCCAGGACTGCAGCAATCTCCGGCATGGACGCCTATCGCGCTCTGGTCGCCGAGGCAGAGCAGGATTATGAGGGTTTCTGGGGCCGCTTGGCGCGCGAAAACCTGCAATGGCACAAGCCATTCACCAAGGTGCTGGATGAATCCAATGCGCCATTCTACAAATGGTTCGACGACGGCAAGCTGAACGTCTCCTACAACTGTCTTGACGTCAACTTGCAGAACGGCAATGCCGACAAGGTCGCGATCATCTTTGAAACCGACAGTGGCGATGTCAGCAAGATCACCTATCAGGAACTGCACAAGCGGGTCTGTCAGTTCGCCAATGGACTGAAATCGCGTGGTATCAAGAAGGGCGACCGAGTGGTCATCTACATGCCGATGTCGGTTGAGGGCGTGGTCGCAATGCAAGCCTGCGCACGTATCGGCGCTACCCATTCAGTGGTCTTCGGCGGCTTCTCCGCCAAGTCGTTGCAGGAACGCATCATCGATGCCGGCGCCGTCGCCGTATTGACTGCCGACGAGCAGGCGCGCGGCGGCAAACGCCTGCCGCTGAAATCGATTGTCGATGAAGCGCTGGCCCTGGGCGGCTGCGACAGCATCAAGGACGTGGTGGTCTACAAGCGCACAGGCGGCGATGTGAATTTTGTCGCCGGCCGCGATATCTGGCTGCACGACCTGGTTGCCAATCAGGCCGAGACGTGCGAGCCGGAATGGGTCGATGCCGAACATCCGCTGTTCATTCTCTACACCTCCGGTTCGACCGGTACGCCAAAGGGCGTGCAGCACTCCTCCGGCGGTTATCTGCTGTGGGCGGCGCTGACCATGAAGTGGGTCTTCGACATCAAGCCTGACGACGTCTACTGGTGCACCGCCGATATCGGTTGGATTACCGGGCACACCTATATAGCGTACGGCCCGACCGCGGTTGGCGCTACCCAGGTCATTTTCGAAGGCATCCCGACCTTCCCGAATGCCGGCCGTTTCTGGGACATGATCCAACGGCACAAGGCAACGATTTTCTACACCGCGCCGACCGCGATCCGTTCATTGATCAAAGCCGCCGACGCCGACAAGAATATCCATCCGTCCCAATATGATCTGTCCTCACTGCGCCTGCTGGGCACGGTCGGCGAGCCGATCAATCCGGAAGCCTGGATGTGGTATCACAAGCATATCGGCCAGGAGCGCTGCCCGATTGTCGACACCTTCTGGCAAACCGAAACCGGCGGCCACATGATCTCGCCGCTGCCGGGCGCAACGCCGCTGGTGCCGGGTTCATGCACGCTGCCATTGCCGGGCATCCAGGCGGTAATCGTCGATGAAGCTGGGCACGAGTTGCCGGACGGCCACGGCGGTATCCTGGTCGTCAAACGTCCATGGCCATCGATGATTCGCGCCATCTGGAACAATCCGGAACGTTTCAAGAGCGCTTATTTTCCACCCGAGTTCGATGGCAAGCTGTACCTTGCCGGCGACGGCGCGATTCGCAACAAGGATACCGGCTATTTCACCATCACCGGCCGCATCGACGATGTGCTCAATGTTTCCGGCCATCGCATGGGCACCATGGAAATCGAATCCGCGCTGGTCGCCAACCCCATCGTCGCCGAAGCCGCAGTGGTCGGCAAGCCGGACGACACCACAGGTGAGGCCATCTGCGCCTTCGTGGTCCTCAAACGCAGCCGCCCGACCGGCGACGAAGCGAAACAGATCGCCAAGGAATTGCGTGATTGGGTTGCCAAGGAAATCGGCCCGATTGCCAAGCCGAAGGAAATCCGTTTCGGCGACAACCTGCCGAAAACCCGTTCCGGCAAGATCATGCGTCGCCTGCTGCGCGTGTTGGCCAAGGGTGAGGAAATCACCCAGGATGTCTCGACATTGGAAAATCCAGCGATCCTGGAGCAGCTCAAGGAAGCGCAATAG
- a CDS encoding fumarate hydratase: MTTVKQEDLIESVAAALQYISYYHPVDYIQHLARAYEQEQNPAAKDAIAQILTNSRMCAEGKRPICQDTGIVNVFLKIGMNVRFEGFKGSITDAVNEGVRRGYLNPDNMLRASIVADPQFERKNTKDNTPAVVHMELVPGNTVDVQIAAKGGGSENKTKFVMLNPSDSLVDWVMKTVPTMGAGWCPPGMLGIGIGGTAERAMLMAKQVLMEDIDMYDLLKRGPQNKTEELRIELFEKVNALGIGAQGLGGLTTVLDVKIMMHPTHAASKPVAMIPNCAATRHGHFVLDGSGPAFMEPPSLSEWPEVHWVPDTEKSKRVDLNTLTKEEVASWKPGQTLLLNGKMLTGRDAAHKRIQEMLAKGEKLPVDFTNRVIYYVGPVDPVRDEVVGPAGPTTATRMDKFTDMMLEQTGLISMIGKSERGPVAIESIKKHKSAYLMAVGGAAYLVSKAIKSAQVLGFADLGMEAIYEFDVKDMPVTVAVDSNGISVHNTGPKEWQEKIAHAALSKIPVTTI; the protein is encoded by the coding sequence ATCACCACCGTCAAGCAAGAAGATCTCATCGAGTCGGTAGCCGCTGCGCTCCAGTACATCAGCTATTACCATCCGGTCGACTACATCCAGCATCTGGCCCGCGCCTACGAGCAGGAACAGAATCCTGCGGCCAAGGACGCGATCGCGCAGATCCTGACCAACTCGCGCATGTGCGCCGAAGGCAAGCGGCCGATCTGCCAGGACACCGGCATCGTCAACGTGTTCCTGAAGATCGGCATGAACGTGCGCTTCGAAGGCTTCAAAGGTTCGATCACCGATGCAGTCAATGAAGGCGTACGTCGCGGTTACCTGAATCCGGACAACATGCTGCGTGCCTCGATCGTGGCCGATCCGCAATTCGAACGCAAGAACACCAAGGACAACACACCAGCCGTGGTGCACATGGAACTGGTGCCAGGCAATACAGTGGACGTGCAGATCGCTGCCAAGGGCGGTGGTTCTGAAAACAAGACCAAGTTCGTCATGCTCAATCCTTCCGATTCGCTGGTTGACTGGGTCATGAAGACAGTACCAACGATGGGCGCAGGCTGGTGCCCGCCGGGCATGCTCGGCATCGGTATCGGCGGCACCGCCGAACGCGCGATGCTGATGGCCAAGCAAGTGTTGATGGAAGATATCGACATGTACGACCTGCTCAAGCGCGGCCCGCAAAACAAGACTGAGGAACTGCGTATTGAATTGTTCGAGAAGGTCAATGCACTGGGCATCGGCGCGCAAGGCCTGGGCGGCCTGACCACCGTGCTCGACGTCAAGATCATGATGCATCCGACGCACGCGGCATCGAAGCCGGTGGCGATGATCCCGAACTGCGCAGCAACCCGTCACGGCCACTTTGTGCTCGATGGTTCCGGCCCAGCCTTCATGGAACCGCCATCGCTGTCGGAATGGCCGGAAGTACATTGGGTGCCGGACACCGAGAAATCGAAACGGGTCGACCTCAACACGCTGACCAAGGAAGAAGTGGCATCGTGGAAACCAGGCCAGACCCTGCTGTTGAACGGCAAGATGCTGACCGGCCGCGACGCTGCGCACAAGCGGATTCAGGAAATGCTGGCCAAGGGCGAAAAGCTGCCGGTCGATTTCACCAACCGCGTGATCTACTACGTTGGTCCGGTCGATCCGGTACGCGACGAAGTGGTTGGTCCGGCCGGCCCGACGACCGCAACCCGCATGGACAAATTCACCGACATGATGCTGGAGCAAACCGGCCTGATCTCCATGATCGGCAAATCGGAACGCGGCCCTGTGGCCATCGAATCGATCAAGAAGCACAAGTCTGCTTACCTGATGGCGGTTGGTGGCGCCGCTTACCTGGTGTCGAAGGCGATCAAGTCGGCGCAGGTGCTCGGCTTTGCCGATCTCGGCATGGAAGCAATCTACGAGTTCGACGTCAAGGACATGCCGGTAACGGTGGCTGTCGATTCCAACGGCATCTCGGTGCACAACACCGGGCCGAAGGAATGGCAGGAAAAGATTGCGCACGCTGCGTTATCGAAAATTCCCGTGACCACCATCTGA
- the dalD gene encoding D-arabinitol 4-dehydrogenase, translating into MQVTSSDTAASDNIWLHIGAGSFHRAHQAVYLHHLAETGASGWSLALANIRDDMTPLLDALERQGGAYTLETVTPGGVRNYETIRSIKHIVPWDASLLELTAFGARAATKVISFTVTEGGYYLDHHHRLDTSNPDLAADLQGELNTIYGTITAILRARAAANGGPVTLLNCDNLRHNGERFHDGLLQFLALRGETALQQWVINNTRSPNSMVDRITPRPTDEVRARVAQACGKADPCALMAESFIQWVIEDNFAAGRPALEKVGVEMVDSVLPYEEAKIRILNATHSCIAWAGTLVGLTYIHEGCARPDIRQMAFDYVTQDVIPCLTPSPLNLENYRDTVLERFGNPNIQDSNQRVAADGFSKIPGFIVPTLQECIARGVVPHATLMLPALFFLFLQRWANNELPYAYQDGIFDEAATRAMLASADPVRAYCADPALWGTLAGTVQLELPMREALIKAQEWLIKEDN; encoded by the coding sequence GACCGGCGCAAGCGGCTGGTCACTGGCATTGGCCAACATCCGCGACGACATGACTCCGCTGCTCGATGCCCTGGAACGCCAGGGTGGCGCGTACACGCTGGAAACGGTGACGCCGGGCGGCGTGCGCAACTACGAGACGATCCGCTCGATCAAGCACATCGTGCCGTGGGATGCATCGCTGCTGGAACTGACCGCGTTTGGCGCCCGTGCCGCCACCAAGGTGATTTCATTCACGGTCACCGAAGGCGGCTACTACCTCGATCATCACCACCGACTCGACACCAGCAATCCGGATCTGGCCGCCGACCTGCAAGGCGAACTGAATACCATTTACGGCACCATCACTGCCATCCTACGTGCCCGCGCAGCGGCCAACGGCGGCCCGGTGACGCTGCTCAACTGCGACAACCTGCGCCACAACGGCGAACGCTTCCACGACGGCCTGCTGCAATTCCTGGCGTTGCGCGGCGAAACCGCCCTGCAGCAATGGGTCATCAACAATACCCGCAGCCCTAACTCGATGGTCGATCGCATTACGCCGCGCCCTACCGACGAAGTACGAGCACGCGTCGCACAAGCCTGCGGCAAGGCCGACCCTTGCGCGCTCATGGCGGAGTCGTTCATCCAGTGGGTGATCGAAGATAATTTCGCCGCCGGACGTCCAGCGCTGGAAAAAGTCGGCGTCGAAATGGTGGACTCGGTGCTACCGTATGAAGAAGCCAAGATCCGCATCCTCAACGCCACCCACAGCTGCATCGCCTGGGCCGGCACGCTGGTCGGCTTGACCTACATCCACGAAGGCTGCGCCCGCCCCGATATCCGGCAAATGGCGTTCGACTACGTCACGCAAGACGTCATCCCCTGCCTGACGCCGAGTCCGCTCAACCTGGAAAATTATCGCGACACGGTGCTAGAGCGTTTCGGCAATCCGAACATCCAGGACAGTAACCAGCGCGTAGCCGCCGACGGTTTCTCGAAAATCCCCGGCTTCATCGTACCGACCCTGCAAGAATGCATTGCCCGCGGCGTCGTACCGCACGCAACGCTGATGCTGCCGGCACTGTTCTTCCTGTTCCTGCAACGCTGGGCCAACAACGAACTCCCCTACGCGTATCAAGACGGCATCTTCGACGAAGCCGCCACCCGCGCCATGCTCGCATCAGCCGACCCCGTCCGCGCCTATTGCGCCGATCCCGCCTTATGGGGCACACTAGCCGGCACCGTGCAGCTGGAATTGCCGATGCGCGAGGCGTTGATCAAGGCCCAAGAATGGCTGATAAAAGAAGATAACTAA
- the xylB gene encoding xylulokinase produces the protein MYLGIDLGTSEVKVVLIDQAGNLLADAGSTLTVSRPQPRWSEQDPDQWWQATCETIAKLRAKVPQQFRAVRAIGLSGQMHGAVLLDAQERVLRPAILWNDLRSIDECAELTERTPQLHQIAGNLAMPGFTAPKLLWLAHHEPNIFAAMATVLLPKDWLRLKMTGNKVSEPSDAAGTLWLDVAKRDWSDELLAATAMNRSHMPRLVEGGESSGMLLPEVADAWGLSPEVIVAGGAGDGAASAVGIGAVNPGDGFVSLGTSGVLFVVNDRFRPNPAQAVHAFCHALPGRWHQMSVMLSAASCLRWFCRLVSVDEATLLGEIAELDATALENAPLFLPYLSGERTPHNDPYAQGVFHGLSHAHGRAALGYAVIEGVTFGMADGLAALHTAGTEVKELSLVGGGSRSPYWAQLIADALNVRMVTHIGSETGGALGAARLAWLATNNQPNQEAIICAKPPQREAFTPNPQRHAALLPRLAAYREIYRCRPERIADIKQATH, from the coding sequence ATGTATCTTGGGATTGACCTCGGCACATCAGAAGTCAAGGTAGTTCTGATCGACCAGGCCGGCAACCTGCTGGCCGACGCCGGCAGCACGCTGACCGTATCGCGCCCGCAACCGCGCTGGTCGGAACAAGACCCCGACCAATGGTGGCAAGCCACCTGCGAAACCATCGCCAAGCTGCGCGCCAAAGTCCCGCAACAATTTCGCGCAGTGCGCGCCATCGGCCTGTCCGGCCAGATGCACGGCGCAGTGCTGCTTGATGCGCAAGAGCGCGTATTGCGTCCGGCTATCCTGTGGAACGATTTACGCAGCATCGACGAATGCGCCGAACTGACCGAGCGCACGCCGCAACTGCACCAGATCGCCGGCAATCTCGCCATGCCCGGCTTCACCGCGCCCAAGCTGCTGTGGTTGGCGCATCACGAACCCAACATCTTCGCCGCCATGGCCACCGTGCTGCTGCCGAAAGACTGGCTGCGCCTGAAAATGACCGGCAACAAAGTATCCGAACCCTCCGACGCCGCTGGCACCCTCTGGCTCGACGTCGCCAAACGCGACTGGTCGGATGAATTGCTGGCCGCCACTGCAATGAATCGCTCACACATGCCGCGCCTGGTCGAAGGCGGTGAATCCTCCGGCATGCTGTTGCCCGAGGTGGCCGACGCCTGGGGACTGTCGCCCGAAGTGATCGTCGCTGGCGGCGCCGGCGATGGCGCCGCCAGCGCAGTAGGCATCGGCGCGGTCAATCCCGGTGACGGCTTCGTCTCGCTCGGCACTTCCGGCGTCCTGTTCGTCGTCAACGACCGCTTCCGCCCCAACCCCGCGCAAGCGGTGCACGCGTTCTGCCACGCCCTGCCCGGCCGCTGGCATCAGATGAGCGTGATGCTCTCCGCCGCCAGCTGCCTGCGCTGGTTCTGCCGCCTGGTCAGCGTCGACGAAGCGACACTGCTCGGCGAAATCGCCGAGCTCGACGCAACAGCACTCGAAAACGCCCCGCTATTCCTGCCCTACCTGTCCGGCGAACGCACCCCGCACAACGACCCCTACGCCCAAGGCGTCTTCCACGGCCTGTCGCACGCCCACGGCCGCGCCGCGCTCGGCTACGCCGTCATCGAAGGCGTCACCTTCGGCATGGCCGACGGCCTCGCCGCGCTGCACACCGCCGGCACCGAAGTCAAGGAACTGTCGCTGGTAGGCGGCGGCTCCCGCAGCCCCTACTGGGCCCAACTCATCGCCGACGCCCTCAACGTCCGCATGGTCACCCACATCGGCAGCGAAACCGGCGGCGCCCTTGGCGCCGCACGCCTGGCCTGGCTGGCAACCAACAACCAGCCCAATCAGGAAGCCATCATCTGCGCCAAACCACCGCAACGCGAAGCCTTCACCCCCAACCCACAACGCCACGCCGCATTACTGCCACGCCTCGCCGCCTACCGAGAAATCTACCGCTGCCGCCCGGAACGCATCGCGGATATCAAGCAGGCAACACATTGA
- a CDS encoding YqhA family protein: protein MSNIPSPASKKTIGVVPNLIFMSRWLQLPLYLGLILAQCVYVFHFWVELTDLIGAAFGNSSSLAHILDVVTIEGATRPTKLTEATIMLVVLGLIDVVMISNLLIMVIVGGYETFVSRMNLETHPDQPEWLSHVNASVLKVKLAMAIIGISSIHLLKTFINAGAYDAKTLMAQTGIHITFLLSALAIAWCDRIMTATQNEANGAH, encoded by the coding sequence ATGAGCAATATTCCCTCCCCTGCGTCGAAAAAAACGATAGGCGTGGTACCGAATCTGATCTTCATGAGCCGCTGGTTGCAATTGCCGCTCTACCTCGGCCTGATCCTGGCGCAGTGCGTTTACGTATTCCATTTCTGGGTTGAACTGACCGATCTGATTGGCGCTGCGTTCGGCAATTCATCGTCGCTGGCGCATATCCTGGACGTAGTCACCATCGAAGGCGCAACGCGCCCGACCAAACTGACCGAAGCCACGATCATGCTGGTAGTGCTGGGGCTGATCGACGTGGTGATGATCTCCAACCTGTTGATCATGGTGATCGTCGGCGGCTACGAAACGTTTGTCTCGCGCATGAACCTGGAGACCCATCCGGACCAGCCGGAATGGCTATCGCACGTGAATGCATCGGTGTTGAAGGTCAAGCTGGCGATGGCGATCATCGGCATCTCGTCTATCCATCTGCTGAAGACCTTCATCAATGCCGGCGCCTACGACGCCAAGACCTTGATGGCGCAAACCGGAATCCACATTACTTTCCTGCTGTCGGCGCTGGCGATTGCCTGGTGCGATCGCATCATGACGGCGACCCAGAACGAGGCCAACGGCGCGCATTAA
- the murI gene encoding glutamate racemase has product MTSNTGNMPMAHVAPIGIFDSGIGGLSVLRHIHQNLPHEDLLYFADSAYAPYGDRSETEISARSLAVTEFLLQRGVKALVVACNTATTAAIKAIRSAYPDLPVIGIEPGLKPAAAQSHSKIVGVLATKATLLSARLLSLQQQISAASGVHFELQACVGLVDQIEKGELRSPQTAQLLRGYIAPLIAQGADTLVLGCTHYPFVRPLIEEVVSGLTTSPVAIIDTGDAVCRQLTRVLSDNALLQSPQRQGNVTAFTTGSQTTLIIAFNSLLQLNPAVHQVATITQPAAIS; this is encoded by the coding sequence ATGACCAGCAACACTGGGAATATGCCGATGGCGCACGTTGCGCCCATCGGCATTTTTGATTCCGGCATCGGCGGTTTGTCGGTGCTGCGGCATATTCACCAGAATCTGCCACACGAAGATCTTTTATATTTTGCCGATTCCGCTTACGCGCCATACGGCGATAGGTCCGAAACAGAAATTTCCGCACGCTCGCTGGCGGTGACAGAATTTCTACTGCAGCGTGGCGTCAAGGCCTTGGTCGTCGCATGCAATACAGCCACCACCGCCGCCATCAAAGCGATACGCAGCGCCTATCCGGATTTGCCGGTGATCGGCATCGAACCCGGACTCAAGCCGGCGGCTGCGCAAAGCCATAGCAAGATCGTCGGCGTACTGGCCACCAAAGCCACCCTGCTCAGCGCCCGCCTGCTCAGCCTGCAACAGCAGATCAGTGCCGCCAGTGGGGTGCATTTCGAACTGCAGGCTTGCGTCGGCCTGGTTGATCAAATCGAAAAAGGCGAGTTGCGCTCTCCTCAAACCGCGCAGCTCCTACGAGGCTATATCGCCCCCTTGATCGCGCAAGGCGCAGATACCCTGGTGCTAGGCTGTACCCACTATCCATTCGTGCGGCCATTAATTGAAGAAGTCGTCAGCGGCCTCACCACAAGCCCGGTCGCCATTATCGATACCGGGGATGCCGTATGCCGTCAATTGACAAGAGTGTTGAGCGACAACGCGCTGTTGCAAAGTCCACAACGGCAGGGCAACGTGACCGCCTTCACCACAGGCAGCCAAACGACGCTAATAATTGCGTTCAACAGCCTGCTGCAGCTGAATCCGGCGGTCCATCAAGTTGCAACAATAACCCAGCCCGCAGCTATCTCATGA
- a CDS encoding YeeE/YedE family protein, producing MLIDWAHFTPLASLGGGLLIGAAVALFILFNGRIAGISGIVGGLLRPSRVDVAWRLAFVIGLVSVPLLYRIFAALPESRIDAGWGVLVVAGLLVGVGTRYGSGCTSGHGICGMSRLSPRSLAATLSFMASGFLTVFVVRHLLGA from the coding sequence ATGCTGATTGATTGGGCGCATTTTACGCCGCTGGCCTCGTTGGGCGGAGGGCTGCTCATTGGTGCGGCGGTAGCGCTGTTCATCTTGTTCAATGGCCGCATCGCCGGTATCAGCGGCATCGTCGGCGGCTTGCTGCGGCCTTCGCGCGTGGATGTGGCTTGGCGCCTTGCCTTTGTCATCGGCTTGGTGTCGGTGCCACTGTTGTACCGGATTTTTGCCGCATTGCCGGAGAGCCGTATCGATGCCGGATGGGGCGTGCTGGTTGTGGCCGGTTTGCTGGTTGGCGTAGGGACTCGCTACGGTTCCGGTTGCACCAGCGGCCATGGGATATGCGGCATGTCGCGATTGTCGCCCCGCTCGTTGGCAGCAACGCTGTCCTTCATGGCAAGTGGTTTCCTGACTGTTTTTGTCGTGCGTCATTTGCTGGGAGCATGA